A part of Maniola hyperantus chromosome 14, iAphHyp1.2, whole genome shotgun sequence genomic DNA contains:
- the LOC117988578 gene encoding transmembrane protein 223, whose amino-acid sequence MSFLSYASIVLKRAATLRYPLKRNCVKINNSATFSSAVTKTIHDVNTNVTKDVILFKYENPKFYMYMNIFAVVQYMFWTYLGMFALQNLRDAPVDKSAISEYTPWYRKINLGENKYRNTLGAVAVVIGFGSLAMIWMYTLKSVRYLILNKGGQHLTFITYSPFGNNRMMKVPIEFVCCKESRKLAKVQLPLKVKNTAMHYMLDMRGEFKNPLLFDCTAGLKRTW is encoded by the exons ATGTCCTTTTTATCTTACGCGTCAATAGTTTTAAAAAGGGCCGCTACATTACGATATCCATTGAAGAGGAACTgtgttaaaattaataatagcgCGACTTTTAGTTCAGCAGTAACGAAAACAATTCATGATGTTAACACAAATGTAACAAAAGATGTAATACTATTTAAATAcgaaaatccaaaattttatatgtatatgaATATATTTGCCGTCGTCCAGTATATGTTTTGGACGTATTTGGGTATGTTCGCCTTACAAAATCTAAGAGATGCACCAGTGGATAAATCAGCGATTTCCGAATATACTCCTTGGTacagaaaaataaatttgggtgaAAATAAGTACAGAAATACTCTAGGAGCTGTAGCAGTTGTTATTG GATTTGGTTCCTTAGCCATGATATGGATGTACACCCTCAAATCAGTGCGCTACCTAATCCTAAACAAAGGAGGCCAACATCTAACTTTCATCACATACTCACCCTTTGGGAACAATAGAATGATGAAGGTACCTATTGAATTTGTATGTTGCAAGGAAAGTCGCAAGCTGGCTAAAGTTCAGCTACCTTTGAAGGTGAAAAACACAGCAATGCATTATATGCTAGACATGAGGGGAGAGTTCAAGAATCCCTTGCTTTTTGATTGTACGGCCGGTTTGAAGAGAACATGGTAA